The following proteins come from a genomic window of Herpetosiphon gulosus:
- a CDS encoding VWA domain-containing protein produces MQRTMRRLLSWILLVVVLGSQLPHATYGTTTGTILLVVGSSSLSTADAAIKSRLEGLGYGVTVKAAKQAQTADAASVQAVLVSSSVTSSDVGTKFRDVTIPVMLWEMAIYDEMKMTGTVVGQHQGTTEALTSLALVNSSHAIAAGMSGTISVATTAQTMPYGEPSASAVVIARAGGNQRSVVFAYERCAVMIDGQTLAPARRVGLFLNDATPPVLTTDGWTLFDASVQWSMAGLPCGNTVATPTVSVPTTTATQTSVPSPTATVIPSSTPTVGTPTATPTVPPTSPVQALFVVGSLTLSPSDAAIQTRLQHLGYQVVLRDQAAATTADATEKTLIVISATVNSGTINTKFRTVRVPVITWEHALYDDLGMTGSTLGDDYGNASASQTTTTITFNDPTLPITAGLTGTHAVFTTPQPLPFGLTTSDGYRIAGFATSTTKATLFAYDLLAPMVGMRAPARRIGFFLSEAGAVHLTPAGWDLFDAAVIWAVARIDSDGDTIPNDREIVVGTNPLVADTDGDGLSDVDELFATFTDPTRPATRNPAILDGADDPDSDGLSNRHEVDRSTHPLKADTDDDGLSDGIEVTNQTDPTKADTDGDGLSDDSEQRVLTNPLVGDTDGDGTPDGHERFLTTAAMTTGAALVEMDGIGDVAKTVTFQDLSDDHLFQQLPGQITAAVDITATAPFTRARVKLRFDPLLVSNNDTANLEIRYYDEADRVFKRLDAWGVDLATGYAWADTTHFTTFVLFYIPAWNAAWQVPMDGDQNAATPPLVDVMFILDTSASMDWNDLNRVMVAATRTFIDALVLDDQVGIVDFDSDAVLLHPLNTNRAAARV; encoded by the coding sequence ATGCAGCGAACAATGCGCCGTCTTTTGTCATGGATACTGTTGGTGGTGGTGCTGGGCAGCCAGCTTCCCCACGCAACCTATGGGACGACCACTGGAACCATCCTGTTGGTTGTCGGATCGTCCTCGTTAAGTACCGCCGATGCCGCAATTAAGAGCCGCTTGGAAGGCCTTGGCTATGGCGTGACCGTTAAAGCTGCAAAGCAAGCCCAAACCGCTGATGCGGCGAGTGTCCAAGCGGTATTGGTCTCATCCAGCGTGACTTCCAGTGATGTCGGGACGAAGTTTCGCGATGTGACGATTCCGGTGATGCTGTGGGAAATGGCCATTTACGATGAGATGAAGATGACCGGAACGGTCGTTGGGCAACACCAAGGCACGACCGAAGCCTTGACAAGTCTGGCGCTTGTTAACTCGTCCCATGCCATCGCGGCTGGCATGAGCGGCACGATTTCGGTGGCCACCACAGCCCAGACGATGCCCTATGGTGAGCCATCTGCCTCAGCCGTAGTGATTGCACGGGCAGGCGGGAATCAGCGCAGTGTGGTGTTTGCCTATGAGCGTTGTGCCGTCATGATCGATGGGCAAACGCTCGCCCCCGCCCGTCGGGTTGGGTTGTTCTTGAATGATGCAACGCCACCCGTTTTGACAACCGATGGCTGGACACTTTTTGATGCAAGTGTGCAGTGGAGTATGGCCGGATTGCCGTGTGGGAATACAGTCGCCACGCCGACCGTCTCTGTTCCTACAACAACGGCAACTCAAACGTCAGTGCCTAGTCCAACGGCAACGGTGATTCCAAGCAGTACCCCCACGGTTGGGACTCCCACTGCGACCCCCACGGTTCCTCCAACCTCGCCTGTTCAGGCCTTATTTGTGGTGGGATCACTGACCTTGTCACCCAGCGATGCGGCGATTCAAACCCGTTTGCAGCACTTGGGCTATCAGGTGGTCCTGCGTGATCAAGCGGCAGCAACGACCGCCGATGCCACCGAGAAAACGCTGATTGTGATCTCGGCCACCGTCAATAGTGGGACGATCAATACCAAATTCCGCACGGTGCGGGTTCCCGTGATCACGTGGGAACATGCCCTCTATGACGATCTTGGGATGACGGGATCAACCTTGGGGGATGATTATGGGAATGCGAGTGCGAGTCAAACGACGACCACGATCACGTTTAATGACCCAACGCTGCCCATTACTGCTGGATTGACGGGCACGCACGCGGTCTTTACGACTCCCCAGCCGCTGCCCTTTGGCTTAACCACGTCCGATGGCTATCGGATTGCCGGGTTTGCGACCAGCACAACCAAAGCAACCTTGTTTGCCTATGATCTCTTGGCTCCGATGGTCGGGATGCGTGCGCCTGCTCGTCGGATTGGGTTCTTTCTGTCAGAAGCTGGGGCCGTCCATCTCACTCCGGCGGGATGGGATCTGTTTGATGCGGCGGTGATCTGGGCCGTGGCACGGATTGATAGTGATGGCGACACGATTCCTAATGATCGAGAAATCGTCGTTGGGACAAACCCGCTGGTAGCCGATACCGACGGTGACGGCCTCAGTGATGTCGATGAATTGTTTGCGACGTTTACCGATCCGACCCGCCCTGCAACGCGCAATCCAGCTATCCTTGATGGAGCCGATGATCCTGATAGCGATGGGCTATCGAATCGCCACGAAGTGGATCGATCAACCCATCCGTTAAAAGCAGATACTGACGATGATGGATTAAGTGATGGCATCGAGGTGACCAATCAGACTGACCCAACCAAGGCCGATACCGATGGCGATGGCCTTAGCGATGACAGCGAACAGCGCGTCCTGACGAATCCACTCGTTGGTGATACCGATGGCGATGGAACCCCCGATGGCCACGAGCGCTTTCTCACGACTGCGGCGATGACGACGGGAGCGGCCTTGGTCGAGATGGATGGGATTGGCGATGTTGCCAAAACGGTCACCTTTCAGGATCTCTCTGACGATCACTTATTCCAGCAGTTGCCAGGCCAAATAACCGCAGCGGTCGATATTACCGCGACGGCTCCCTTTACCCGTGCGCGGGTGAAACTGCGGTTTGATCCGCTGCTGGTGTCGAATAACGATACCGCAAACCTTGAAATTCGCTATTACGATGAAGCCGATCGGGTCTTTAAGCGCCTCGATGCATGGGGCGTTGATCTGGCGACAGGCTATGCGTGGGCGGATACGACCCACTTTACGACGTTTGTCTTATTCTATATTCCCGCGTGGAATGCTGCATGGCAAGTTCCGATGGATGGCGATCAGAATGCCGCCACACCACCGCTAGTGGA